The following are encoded together in the Dyella terrae genome:
- the cysK gene encoding cysteine synthase A, with protein MIYDSILDTIGNTPVVRIHRLAPKHVTLYAKMEAFNPAGSVKDRLAYAIIIDAEQRGVLKPGQTVVEATSGNTGVALAAVCAARGYPFVAVMTETFSIERRKLMRAYGAKVVLTPAAERGSGMVRRAKELAEKHGWFLASQFENPANPAYHRNTTAPEILRDFAGKRLDYFVTGWGTGGTLTGVGEVLKVARPEVKIIASEPAGAALLSGKEWQPHKIQGWTPDFIPAVLNRNIADKILPIDDVVARDTSRDLAQKEGIFVGISAGATLAAALQVAKDAPEGSVLLAMLPDTGERYLSTFLFEGVNEGSDEVE; from the coding sequence ATGATTTACGACAGCATCCTCGACACCATCGGCAACACGCCCGTTGTGCGTATCCATCGCCTGGCGCCGAAGCACGTGACGCTGTACGCCAAGATGGAGGCATTCAACCCGGCCGGCTCGGTCAAGGACCGCTTGGCGTACGCCATCATCATCGACGCCGAGCAGCGCGGCGTGCTCAAGCCCGGCCAGACCGTGGTGGAGGCGACATCGGGCAACACCGGCGTTGCGCTGGCTGCCGTGTGCGCGGCGCGAGGCTACCCGTTCGTGGCGGTAATGACGGAGACCTTCTCCATCGAGCGTCGCAAGCTGATGCGCGCCTATGGTGCCAAGGTCGTGCTGACGCCTGCGGCAGAGCGAGGTAGCGGCATGGTGCGCAGGGCGAAGGAACTGGCAGAGAAACACGGCTGGTTCCTGGCAAGCCAGTTTGAAAACCCGGCCAACCCCGCCTATCACCGCAATACGACGGCACCGGAAATTCTGCGCGATTTCGCCGGCAAGCGACTGGATTACTTTGTCACCGGTTGGGGCACCGGCGGCACGCTCACTGGCGTGGGCGAGGTGCTGAAAGTGGCACGTCCCGAAGTGAAGATTATTGCCAGCGAACCTGCGGGCGCGGCCCTGCTGTCGGGCAAGGAATGGCAGCCGCACAAGATCCAGGGCTGGACGCCGGATTTCATTCCGGCCGTGCTCAATCGCAACATAGCGGACAAGATCCTGCCTATCGATGACGTGGTGGCACGCGATACCTCGCGTGACCTGGCACAAAAGGAAGGCATCTTCGTCGGCATCTCGGCCGGCGCCACTTTGGCCGCGGCATTGCAGGTGGCGAAGGATGCACCGGAGGGTTCCGTGTTGCTGGCGATGTTGCCCGATACGGGTGAGCGGTATTTGTCGACGTTCTTGTTCGAGGGCGTCAACGAGGGGTCCGACGAGGTCGAGTAA
- a CDS encoding winged helix-turn-helix transcriptional regulator — MGLPLRKSKVAPPPGCPLSEVLGLLRGAWAPNVIWQLSGEPRRFGELRHDIPRISARVLSARLRELESRGLVMRRVLDTSPPSAEYSLTPLGRELLPAIDALAGVGRKLLDEWEASRRRAAR, encoded by the coding sequence ATGGGCCTGCCCCTCCGCAAAAGCAAAGTCGCCCCACCGCCCGGTTGCCCGCTCAGCGAAGTACTCGGCCTGCTGCGCGGCGCCTGGGCACCCAACGTCATCTGGCAACTGAGCGGCGAACCCCGTCGCTTCGGCGAATTACGCCACGACATACCGCGCATTTCCGCACGCGTGCTGAGTGCGCGGTTGCGCGAACTCGAATCACGCGGACTGGTGATGCGCCGTGTGCTGGATACGTCGCCACCCTCCGCGGAGTACTCGCTGACGCCACTGGGACGGGAGTTGTTGCCGGCCATCGATGCATTGGCGGGCGTGGGGAGGAAGTTGTTGGACGAATGGGAAGCGAGTCGGCGCAGAGCTGCTCGTTGA
- the gstA gene encoding glutathione transferase GstA, protein MKLYYAAGACSLSPHIVALEAGIPVELEKVDNKAKRTASGEDFLQINPKGYVPALKLDSGELLTEGPAIVQYLADLKPESGLAPANGTTARYRLQEVLGYINSELHKTYSPLFKPDTPDAVREERTAYLHKRYALLDQHLAKHEWLVGDHFTAADAYLFTVTNWAQHVNFDLSDLPAILAFQKRVAARPSVQAALKAEGLLKAA, encoded by the coding sequence ATGAAGCTCTATTACGCTGCGGGCGCCTGCTCGCTGTCGCCGCATATCGTCGCGCTGGAAGCGGGTATTCCGGTGGAACTGGAAAAGGTGGACAACAAGGCCAAGCGCACCGCGAGTGGCGAGGACTTCCTGCAGATCAACCCCAAGGGCTACGTGCCAGCGCTGAAACTCGACAGCGGCGAGCTGCTGACCGAAGGCCCGGCCATCGTGCAGTACCTGGCGGACCTGAAGCCTGAGAGCGGCCTGGCACCCGCCAACGGCACGACCGCGCGATACCGCTTGCAGGAAGTGCTCGGCTACATCAACTCCGAACTGCACAAGACTTATTCGCCGCTGTTCAAGCCCGACACACCGGATGCCGTGCGCGAGGAGCGCACGGCTTACCTGCACAAGCGCTACGCCTTGCTTGACCAGCATCTGGCCAAGCACGAGTGGTTGGTCGGCGATCACTTCACCGCGGCGGATGCGTACCTGTTCACCGTCACCAACTGGGCGCAACACGTGAACTTCGATCTGTCGGATCTCCCGGCAATCCTTGCGTTCCAGAAGCGTGTGGCCGCACGGCCGAGCGTGCAGGCTGCGCTGAAGGCAGAAGGTTTGCTCAAGGCGGCTTGA